One Hydractinia symbiolongicarpus strain clone_291-10 chromosome 7, HSymV2.1, whole genome shotgun sequence genomic window, CGTGAAAAGAATCCATTATTGgcaagcaattttaaaaaaatagttaattgAGAAATGTCTGCTTTGATGGTTTATTCAAACTTGACTTTCCCAACATGTGTGACAGTGTAGCGTATAAGAAGTGCGCAGCGTTGCGCAAAAAGTGCGCAGTTTTGTATAAGAAGTGCGCAGTGATGCATTAGCAGTTCGCAGTGATTTATAGAAAGTTCCCAGTGGTGTATAAGAAGTGCGCAGTGTTTTATAAGAAGTCCGTAGTGTTGTATAAGAAGTACGCTGTGTTAAAAAGTTCatagtgttgtataaaaagtgcacAGTGTTTTGTAAGAAGTCCGTAGTGTTGTATAAGAAGTGCGCAGTATTGCATAAGAAGTGCTCAGTGTTGTTTAGGAAGTACGCATTTTTGTTAAAGAAGTTCACAGTCCCGTGTTAGAAGTGCACAGTGTTGCGTGAGAAGTATGCAGTATCTTTAAAAAAGCGCGCAGTATTGTATTAATTTTTATGGAACTTCTGCAAACATAAACCATATAATTTTGCAAAGTGGAAAATAAGCTCgcgaaaaataaacttttgcaaaatcTTCAAAGCAACTTCTTTACTTTAATATATCTAGGAGGATTATGCACATATTTTATTTGCCGTGAGCGTACCAGTATGGATGTGATTAGAGTAGGGAATCCTGAACTTAATATCTGCTAGATGGCTTGTGTTTTCAACATACATTATGTACCATGTGTCTTCTTCGGATTTTAGTGTATGTCTTCAATATAGGTGGATGTGTTGTGAGTTACATGTTATATCGTAATCTTCTGTTTGCACTGATGCTTAACATAACAATAACGAGCATTTTCGTAGGTTTGCATAGATGGCGAATAATTAGATAGCCTTTGAATATCTGTATATGTAAATGAGTTTAAACTGCGtggatgtaaaatatttttcgaaTACTTGGTATCTCTAACAactattgttttcttttcttagcCCAATAGGCCGAGTTGTTTCCAATATCCGGACCTAATTCTGCTACGGTTGTTTCCTCATCACTCAACAGAACATAGTTTTAAGATACCacaaaggaaaaaaatggtAAGATGGTAAAGGGATGGTAATggtaaaaatgaagtttttgctTATGTCAGGATTTTTACTATGACGTTACGAAAAGCGTGACATTGATTCAAAATTGGTTTGTCTGTTTGAAATACATTGCTCTGGAAATCCGGTTCTACTGGTTATTGGATAACTTGCCCCAGACTCAGGAAATCGGGTAACTTATGTAATATTCCTTTAACGAAACAAAGCTATAGTAAAAGTTGAAAGAAAAGGTAGGATTTTGTGGGGTATGTAAGATTATTGAAAGTTTGacaacaaatttaaaatcaacaaaTTTAACAATTCgataataattttgataaaatatttaagTTAAACATAACGATATAATGAAATAACTGGCTTAAAGATTAAGCTAAGCTGGTTGTTTTCTGTTCCAGACAAAATTACATTTCTCACTGAAGCGTAGGAGTTAATACGTGAATGATATCTCATTTGTTTTATCAACCTTaatcccagcgcctgttgtctccaCTTTACGCTATCTCGATATAAGGAAAAATCAATAAACATTGGTAACAAGTTTGCAGTTTTAGTCTGAACGAAATCGCTCTAATGATTTCTATTTAATATacaatgaatacattttttagATTAGAATAGGATTGTTATCTATGCTCTGAGCGGTTCCTTGCTTTCATAATTTACTGTTTCTTCAGCTGAGCGATAGAGCACAACACAGAGATGGTACGATTTTATTGGTAAGCTGCCTGTTTTAAATATTCGTACAAATTTTCGCGGAGCGAAGAAATACTTCGCGCGTAATATTCATCTGCTCATTAGGAATAAAAGCTTATTTCGCACATCCAAAGTTTTGCGCGACTTTATACtcaaaacacattttttgtttaaatttgagAGTTTTAGTAATTCTTTTTAAATCCAGTTtccttttagaaattttttccgCATAAATCAAACTGACGAACTCTTTGTACGCAACCGCGAAAATCGGTACgaataacataatttttttctgtcattttaataACTCCAAGTGTCAGCGTTTAATATGGGTATCATAATCATTCGATTGAACGCCCCTAAGAACTGTTTTATCATAAGTgaagctttttgaaaaaaaggcgCAAAATTAGGGCGCTATTACTTCTTAGCTACCCAGCATTTTCAAGGTGAGGAAATAAACAAATGACTTTAAACTCCTGTATCTATATATTTGTTGGTCCAAAGTATGTAACGTTCGGGTCCAGGATTTTGAAGATTcgaagaaaattgtgaagattCGATAAATTCATTTCTTAGAAAAGAGTGTTTTTTGTAGTGGCTACATAaaccaaaataaaatttacgGAATGCCTTTGGAGATGCTTATCAATATGTGGGCATGACGTTGgattattttgaattttcagGCTCGTTCTCAAACTCCTTGGAGAGCGGCCAAAAAGCCATAATTAAGAAATTGTTGAATGACGATTATACTTAATTTAGTCTTTGTCCAAATATCTCTAAAAAACCTTACAAGCCCTGGTGACGATGGCGCTTGGTTTACTAACGGTTTTAACATATTTATTATTATCAACCTGCTAATGTGTAGACCTAACAAGCTAATCCTATgcgttaaaaaatttaacattaaatcaccataaaaaataaaaatatttttgaccatTTTGTGGTAAAGAATGTTACAGAGTACAGGGGAGAAATTCTTTTCTTGGAATTTAATATCCTAATCCAAATCTAAAGTCCTACGATGAAAAATTTGGAGCCTTGTCTCACTTGGCCAACCCCATACCCTCTGATTAATTTCATTTGCAGCACACATCATCCTTATATGAAGAGATATTTGCAATcctctttaattaaaaaaagactggGAACGTTCATAGCCTCACACCTTACATTTCCTTCTTTCGTTTTTATTTAGGTAAAATGGACAATTAAGTATTTGGGATTACATTTAATTAAATGCAAtccaatttaattttaatttgtgtTGTAGGAGGTCCTTAGGATTAAAgactttcaaaacatttttgttttttgttaaaaaaatggagATGCTGCAAAGAACTTTATTGAATTATAGATTTAATATAGTGTTGTCTCGACCCAACTTTCTTGTGTAGCAAAAAATACTCTCACATGAACTAAAGTATTAattaaaaacgatattttaatccTTCTTTTGACTTTAAGATCATATTCAGCAATTTAATCCGACACGtgaaaatgctgttttggtggTATTAATGTTACGCTCAAAGTTCTTCTGTTTCAAGCAGAGGTCAAttaatacaaaattaaaaaaactgtttgaaCTGCTTGTTTCTTTGCTGTATGAACcaaaatatttcacattttaCTAAGTTCCAGGTGAGAATTTCAGAAATCACATTAATTTTGTTTGACAAAGTGGAGAAATAGAAGCGGGACATCAAAGAAAAGTAATTCAGAAAAGGTGTATTTGAAATTTTAGCTTCAGCAgaaattattttcaacaaacttcagaaaaacaataaccttGCCACTTACCTGCGCAAAATAATTGAGATTTTTAGTTATGGCAATCAACAAGGTGCCCCCACACATTTaccataaatgtgataatgaaaAAATATAGAACGCAATTTTTCTGTTTCTTGGAACAGCTATTAATCTCCTAATTTCATATCTTTTTTGCTTCTCTATTTAGGTTGTTGATAGTAGTGTTGGCAGCTTTTGTTGCCCCACTTCTAGCTGAAAAAAATTGCACATGGCAAAATACAGTTGTTTATGGACAATTTATCAAAACCATTCGCCTCACACACCCTGCAGGAGTGGTAGTTACCTGGGAAGTTGAAAAAGGAACCAGTAACATCACAATCGCGCATAACAGCCATGTATCACACAACATTACGTACAAAAACGatgaaatgattttaaaagtaaaactccctaaaaaagctaTGGCAACAACTATTAATGTCAACAAATGGATCACGTGTTTCATGATATTCTTTTGTGGTTGGTTAATAAATAAGCGATACGCAGTTTTAATTGGTGTGATTGTATTGTCAACTGCTACTTTCGTACTGCCAGCTACACCGACTGATTGTTCGAATCCTCGAATACACGTCAAAGCTCCATTCGATTACATGGAAAAATTATGTGTCAACGAGAAAAAATGTTTCGAAATAAAATGCACATTGTCTGATCTACCTCAGAGTTACAGTGTGATTCCATCAGATAATAAAATCATGTTCAAAGATGAATACTGTTCAATTAGAAAGCCAGAATATTGGGATGATTGGGTTCTTCACTATTTCAAATCAGCAAATAACAGTGAGAGTTTATACCTTGCTGATTTTGATGGAGATGCTCTTGTTAATATCATCGAATATTATGGAAACCAATCCTTCATTGAAAAAGACAAAGCCCGAACACGAAGAAATGTCATCAATGTTGAAGAACTTGGTACAAATCCATTAAATCCAGATTCTGATGGCGATCTTCTGCTTGACGGATTTGAATATTTCAATAACATGAGTCCAGTGAAAAAGGACGATTTAAATGCAGATGCTGATGGTGATGGgttgtcaaatttaaaagaacaaaTTCTCAGAACTGATCCTCTAAATCCAGACACTGATGGTGACGGAGCTTTGGACGGGGCTGAAGTAAAAAATAATGCTGACCCTCGAGATCCAATTGATAGAGGGATGCCACCTCCAGATACCCAAGACGTATTAATTAGAATTACAATTGGTGACCACAGCGGAAGTCATTCAGAAAGGTATGTAATGCATGTGGGAGAAGTATCTCATCAATCTCCTGGATTTGGTTTAGTTGGTTTCGGAGATTATAATTTCAAGCCTGGTTCCTATCCAATCACAATACAGCACGTGGGAACAAATCTTAATACACCGGATTACGACTATAGAGCTTCGGTTACAAAAGTTGGAGGTCAAGGAAAAATCACTGTTCAAGATCCTCAAAGAATTCTTGGGTTTCATCATGAAAGTACTTATGATTATACCAAAGGGAAAAGTGcaacattgatagtggaaggagaTTGTACCGAGGAAAAGAAAGCAACTGATTGCTCGTGCATAAAAGCATGTGAAGAATGTCGCGCAAAGAAAAAGTGTTATTGGAATAAATCTTACTGCAGAGATAAAAAATTTCTTGACGATATTATTCCTATCCCAAATATTCTCTTTTTAACAGCGGCTAATTGCGCTTGTGAAAAGTGCCAGAAATGGGCCGAACGTGAAAAGAGGGATAATGCGTGGTTGCTTGATTtaaataagaattttaaatGTCCATGCAAAGTCAGAAAAAATCCATGGTACAAATTGGGATGGGAAGCAATTGACAACCCATCCAACAAAGACTGGGAAATAGACGGTGCTTGTATCGGTAGCGGACTTCCAGGATGCTGGTACTTCCACCCAGGAGCTGATGGCTGTCTCCGCTCTTCTGCTACAAGTCAATATGGAGCCAGACAACAGTGTTGTTACGATAAACGTGGAACTTTGTTACGGCCTGGTCACCCTGGAGCAGGAACACCTGATAAATCTGTGGAAAACCATAAAGAAGACGATGTAGAGCCATATGCGTGGTGTTGCAAAGATTGTGATAAAAAAGATAGCTGTGATCGATACATCAAACAAGCAAGAGCAGGTGATGCTTCTCACTGCACTTAAACAAAACTGGTTTATTTTAATTCGCACTGTCTTATTCTAATCTGCACTACATTTTGTATATAAGAACTGGAAAATGACGACTCAACTGTTCTTCATTTTTAGCTAACTTTCTGGCATTTTCTTATTTTCAATTATAATGAAAGATTATCGATTCGATCCCTACTTTCTTCATTTTCATGATCATTCCACGAGAAATTCTTGACCTGTCTTGAGCCTCAGTTTACCTTTGATTATTACCTCAAATTGTTCCGGTAGttttaatttgattttcttATTGTCTTTACACGCCTATATATACATAGATAAGCagtattataatatttttgaacttttatgtAAGGAAATTAACTGAAACTGGTGTAGGGCTATTAATACAcaaggttttttattttttttcttaaggcTCGATATTCATTTGATAACTTAATTAAgtttaaataaacaacaaaaataatgacaCCTGCAAAACCAATCCCTTCTGCAATAACACCTGTTAACACACCTA contains:
- the LOC130649072 gene encoding uncharacterized protein LOC130649072 is translated as MVRFYWLLIVVLAAFVAPLLAEKNCTWQNTVVYGQFIKTIRLTHPAGVVVTWEVEKGTSNITIAHNSHVSHNITYKNDEMILKVKLPKKAMATTINVNKWITCFMIFFCGWLINKRYAVLIGVIVLSTATFVLPATPTDCSNPRIHVKAPFDYMEKLCVNEKKCFEIKCTLSDLPQSYSVIPSDNKIMFKDEYCSIRKPEYWDDWVLHYFKSANNSESLYLADFDGDALVNIIEYYGNQSFIEKDKARTRRNVINVEELGTNPLNPDSDGDLLLDGFEYFNNMSPVKKDDLNADADGDGLSNLKEQILRTDPLNPDTDGDGALDGAEVKNNADPRDPIDRGMPPPDTQDVLIRITIGDHSGSHSERYVMHVGEVSHQSPGFGLVGFGDYNFKPGSYPITIQHVGTNLNTPDYDYRASVTKVGGQGKITVQDPQRILGFHHESTYDYTKGKSATLIVEGDCTEEKKATDCSCIKACEECRAKKKCYWNKSYCRDKKFLDDIIPIPNILFLTAANCACEKCQKWAEREKRDNAWLLDLNKNFKCPCKVRKNPWYKLGWEAIDNPSNKDWEIDGACIGSGLPGCWYFHPGADGCLRSSATSQYGARQQCCYDKRGTLLRPGHPGAGTPDKSVENHKEDDVEPYAWCCKDCDKKDSCDRYIKQARAGDASHCT